A window of Bacteroidota bacterium contains these coding sequences:
- a CDS encoding DinB family protein — translation MNLPEIITASEKIFREFTDYSRNITNEKFFFQPADKWSIAQNIDHLTVSMKQTRLAYALPKFIVRLYVGKPNRPSRSFDELVVKYKNKLAAGGKASGVFVPKIITGISKEELIDKWGKSLQAYFNSLKKNWKDEQLDNYLAPHPLLGKITLRELCYFTIYHTEHHLDIIKQRNQ, via the coding sequence ATGAATCTCCCTGAAATAATAACTGCTTCCGAAAAAATATTCCGTGAATTCACAGACTACAGCCGGAATATAACGAATGAAAAGTTTTTCTTTCAGCCAGCAGATAAATGGTCAATAGCACAGAATATAGATCATCTTACTGTTTCTATGAAGCAGACCCGGCTGGCTTATGCTTTACCAAAATTTATTGTGAGACTCTACGTTGGAAAACCCAACCGTCCTTCGCGAAGTTTTGATGAACTGGTAGTGAAGTATAAAAACAAACTGGCTGCCGGTGGAAAAGCCTCAGGTGTTTTTGTACCGAAAATAATAACTGGTATTTCAAAGGAGGAATTGATTGACAAATGGGGAAAAAGTTTGCAGGCATATTTTAATTCTCTCAAAAAAAATTGGAAAGACGAACAGCTTGATAATTATTTAGCCCCTCATCCCCTACTGGGCAAAATCACTTTGAGGGAGCTATGTTACTTCACGATCTATCATACCGAACATCATCTCGATA
- a CDS encoding diaminopimelate epimerase, with the protein MKINFHKYQGTGNDFVILDNRTGQYKDIRLDQIRRICDRRFGIGADGLMMLNEKPGYDFEMRYYNADGKEGSLCGNGGRCMVKFAYNLGIHKSLYKFIAYDGEHEAEIDTDGIVSLKMNDVENIKKFHGDFILNTGSPHYIKMVNDVMNVDVFKKGHEIRYSKDFELEGINVNFVEQMDDPDKIFVRTYERGVEDETLSCGTGVTAAALVCWHNDNGFNEVEVNTSGGKLSVEYDKHNDEGFSNIWLCGPAEKVFEGSIDIEE; encoded by the coding sequence ATGAAAATAAATTTTCATAAATACCAGGGAACCGGAAATGACTTTGTGATACTGGATAACAGAACAGGTCAATATAAAGACATCAGGCTTGACCAGATACGTCGTATCTGTGACCGTCGTTTTGGAATTGGCGCTGATGGATTAATGATGCTGAATGAAAAACCGGGTTATGATTTTGAAATGAGATACTATAATGCCGATGGAAAAGAAGGAAGCTTGTGTGGCAATGGCGGACGCTGTATGGTAAAATTTGCTTATAACCTGGGCATTCATAAAAGCCTGTATAAATTTATTGCCTATGATGGCGAACATGAAGCCGAGATTGACACAGATGGCATTGTTTCGCTAAAGATGAATGATGTAGAGAATATTAAGAAGTTTCATGGTGATTTTATTTTGAATACAGGTTCACCTCATTATATAAAAATGGTAAACGATGTAATGAATGTAGATGTTTTTAAAAAAGGTCATGAAATACGATATAGTAAGGATTTTGAACTCGAAGGCATTAATGTAAATTTTGTGGAGCAGATGGATGATCCTGATAAAATATTTGTCCGCACTTATGAACGCGGTGTGGAGGATGAAACCCTAAGCTGTGGCACAGGTGTAACGGCTGCTGCACTGGTTTGCTGGCATAATGATAATGGCTTTAATGAAGTGGAAGTAAATACCTCTGGCGGCAAACTAAGTGTTGAGTATGATAAACACAATGACGAAGGCTTCAGCAATATCTGGCTCTGCGGCCCGGCAGAAAAGGTTTTTGAAGGCTCAATAGATATCGAAGAATGA
- a CDS encoding four helix bundle protein produces the protein MLQLSHKKLDVYQMSVNLIKEVYKATASFPKEEQYVLISQIRRSAISISSNIAEGASRISKLEKKRFYEISRSSLVEMDTQFEIAIVLNYYKKGQIKELEEYLESVFRMLSKMIENLNSKPN, from the coding sequence ATGTTACAACTATCACACAAAAAACTGGATGTTTATCAGATGTCAGTAAATCTTATAAAAGAAGTATACAAAGCAACCGCTTCATTCCCTAAAGAAGAACAGTATGTACTTATTTCCCAAATCCGACGTTCAGCAATCTCTATTTCAAGTAATATTGCAGAAGGTGCATCACGGATTTCGAAATTAGAAAAGAAAAGATTTTATGAAATATCGAGAAGTTCTCTTGTTGAAATGGATACACAGTTTGAGATAGCCATCGTACTGAATTATTATAAAAAAGGCCAGATAAAAGAACTTGAAGAATATCTTGAATCAGTTTTCAGGATGCTAAGCAAAATGATCGAAAACCTTAACTCTAAACCCAACTAG
- a CDS encoding phosphorylase: protein MSRIAESELIINNRGAVYHLDLRPEEIGGTIVTVGDPDRVKEVSKYFDKIEVKQQHREFISHTGIVNNKRITVLSSGIGPDNIDIVMNELDALANIDFETRTIKPQLKTLNIIRIGTSGSLQADIPIDSFVASTHGLGVDNLLNFYRHEQNEEDKQLLHSFVTHTQMHGQMSYPYISSAASSLLKHFVHGFHNGITVTCPGFYGPQGRVLRLGLRSPDLINRLTEFRFGQHRITNFEMETSAIYGLGKLLGHNCLAINAIVANRVKKEFSKDGKAAVETLIKKFIEIFASQI, encoded by the coding sequence ATGAGCAGGATCGCTGAATCGGAACTAATAATTAACAACCGGGGTGCAGTTTATCATCTCGATTTAAGACCGGAGGAAATTGGAGGCACTATTGTCACAGTTGGCGACCCTGACCGGGTAAAAGAAGTAAGTAAATATTTTGATAAGATCGAAGTAAAACAACAGCACAGGGAGTTTATTTCTCATACTGGTATTGTAAATAATAAACGCATTACGGTGCTTTCATCCGGTATTGGTCCGGATAATATTGATATCGTAATGAATGAATTGGATGCGCTGGCCAATATTGATTTTGAAACAAGAACGATCAAGCCGCAGTTAAAAACACTTAATATTATCCGCATCGGTACTTCCGGTTCGCTACAGGCAGATATACCGATTGATAGCTTTGTGGCCTCTACACATGGATTGGGTGTTGACAACCTCCTGAATTTTTACCGTCACGAGCAAAACGAAGAAGACAAACAATTACTACATTCATTTGTTACACATACTCAAATGCACGGGCAAATGAGTTATCCTTATATCAGCAGTGCAGCTTCTTCCCTGCTCAAGCATTTTGTACATGGGTTTCATAATGGCATCACCGTTACCTGTCCCGGTTTTTACGGGCCACAAGGGAGAGTTTTGAGATTAGGTTTACGAAGTCCTGACCTTATTAACCGTTTAACTGAGTTCCGTTTTGGTCAGCATCGAATTACTAATTTTGAAATGGAAACCTCAGCAATATATGGCTTAGGAAAACTACTAGGGCATAATTGTCTTGCCATTAATGCCATTGTAGCCAACAGGGTAAAGAAAGAGTTTTCAAAAGATGGAAAAGCTGCCGTGGAAACCCTGATTAAAAAATTTATTGAGATATTTGCAAGTCAAATTTAA